The Streptomyces sp. NBC_01775 genome includes a region encoding these proteins:
- the pntB gene encoding Re/Si-specific NAD(P)(+) transhydrogenase subunit beta translates to MSVDAAAQAAYIIAALLFILALACLSKHETAKAGNAFGIVGMALALAATAMLALDQDIEPLGLGLLIGATVIGAAIGLWRARAVEMTGIPELIALLHSFVGLAAAMVGWNGYLHVEADLDGAAAQGLRAADTLGVHHAEVFVGVFIGAVTFTGSIVAFLKLSARMKSAPMALPGKNMLNLGALVAFTVLTAWFVIEPGPGLLVAVTAIALLLGWHLVASIGGGDMPVVVSMLNSYSGWAAAASGFLLENDLLIITGALVGSSGAYLSYIMCKAMNRSFVSVVAGGFGIEAGLGGDQDYGEHREITAEGVAETLLGADSVIITPGYGMAVAQAQHGVAELTRTLREMGVDVRFGIHPVAGRLPGHMNVLLAEAKVPYDIVLEMDEINDDFRSSSVVLVIGANDTVNPAATEDPGSPIAGMPVLRVWEADNVVVFKRSMASGYAGVQNPLFFRENSAMLFGDAKERVEDILRAL, encoded by the coding sequence ATGTCTGTCGACGCCGCCGCACAGGCGGCATACATCATCGCTGCGCTGCTGTTCATCCTGGCCCTGGCCTGCCTGTCGAAGCACGAAACCGCCAAGGCCGGCAACGCATTCGGCATCGTGGGCATGGCACTGGCTCTGGCTGCCACGGCCATGCTGGCCCTGGACCAGGACATCGAGCCGCTCGGACTCGGCCTGCTGATCGGAGCCACCGTGATAGGCGCGGCCATCGGCCTGTGGCGGGCCCGGGCGGTGGAGATGACCGGCATACCGGAGCTGATCGCCCTCCTGCACAGTTTCGTCGGCCTGGCCGCGGCCATGGTCGGCTGGAACGGCTACCTTCATGTCGAGGCGGACCTCGACGGTGCTGCCGCGCAGGGGCTGCGAGCCGCGGACACCCTGGGCGTCCACCACGCCGAGGTGTTCGTCGGCGTGTTCATCGGTGCGGTGACCTTCACCGGATCGATCGTCGCGTTCCTCAAGCTGTCCGCCCGTATGAAGTCCGCGCCGATGGCCTTGCCCGGCAAGAACATGTTGAACCTCGGCGCTCTGGTTGCGTTCACCGTCCTCACCGCCTGGTTCGTGATCGAGCCGGGACCTGGGCTGCTGGTGGCGGTCACAGCGATCGCGTTGTTGCTGGGTTGGCATCTCGTCGCCTCGATCGGCGGGGGCGACATGCCGGTCGTGGTGTCCATGCTGAACAGCTACTCCGGCTGGGCGGCGGCCGCGTCCGGCTTTCTCCTGGAGAACGACCTGCTCATCATCACAGGTGCCCTGGTCGGCTCCTCGGGTGCGTACCTGTCCTACATCATGTGCAAGGCGATGAACCGGTCCTTCGTCTCCGTCGTCGCCGGCGGATTCGGCATCGAGGCCGGCCTTGGCGGCGATCAGGACTACGGTGAGCACCGCGAGATCACGGCCGAAGGAGTGGCGGAGACACTCCTCGGTGCCGACTCGGTGATCATCACCCCTGGTTACGGCATGGCGGTCGCCCAAGCGCAGCACGGAGTGGCCGAACTGACGCGCACATTGCGCGAGATGGGCGTCGATGTGCGGTTCGGTATTCACCCCGTGGCCGGCCGTCTGCCCGGACACATGAACGTGCTTCTGGCCGAGGCCAAGGTTCCCTACGACATCGTGCTGGAGATGGACGAGATCAACGACGACTTCCGCAGCAGCTCCGTCGTGCTCGTGATCGGCGCCAACGACACGGTCAATCCGGCCGCTACCGAGGATCCCGGCAGCCCGATCGCCGGCATGCCCGTGCTGCGGGTCTGGGAGGCCGACAACGTCGTGGTCTTCAAGCGCTCGATGGCGTCCGGATACGCCGGTGTACAGAACCCGCTCTTCTTCCGCGAGAACTCGGCGATGCTCTTCGGTGACGCGAAGGAGAGAGTCGAAGACATCCTCCGCGCACTCTGA
- a CDS encoding Re/Si-specific NAD(P)(+) transhydrogenase subunit alpha → MLIGVVKESRPGETRVAATPATAGQLVKLGYEVVVEPRAGAASRFSDEAYVGAGANIGDALSADIVLGVNPPSKEQLDGLREGATLISLLSPALDPALVQDLARRPITALSMDAVPRISRAQSLDVLSSMANIAGYRAVVEAAHEFGRFFTGQVTAAGKVPAAKVLVAGAGVAGLAAIGAARSLGAIVRATDPRPEVADQVKSLGGEYLAIESAEAEVSATGYAKEMGHDYQARETELYAEQCEDIDIIITTALIPGKPAPRLITAEMVAAMQPGSVIVDMAASNGGNVEGTVAGKRVVTANGVSIVGYTDLAGRLPAQASQLYGTNLVNLMKLMTPDKDGRLVLDFDDVVLRSMTVVRDGDLTWPPPPVQVSAAPAAPPARAAAGTPAAGQDKQQISPAKRFGAVAVIGTLLFLAAALSPQALLGHLTVFVLAVVVGSYVIGHVHHALHTPLMSVTNAISGVIVVGALLQIGHGDTAITSVSFVAILLVAINIFGGFAVTRRMLAMFSRS, encoded by the coding sequence GTGCTCATCGGTGTGGTGAAGGAGTCCAGACCGGGGGAGACGCGAGTGGCGGCAACGCCGGCCACGGCAGGCCAACTGGTGAAGCTGGGCTACGAGGTAGTGGTCGAACCGCGGGCTGGCGCGGCATCCAGGTTTTCCGACGAGGCATACGTCGGAGCGGGAGCCAACATCGGTGACGCGCTGTCGGCCGACATCGTGCTCGGGGTGAACCCGCCCTCGAAGGAGCAGTTGGACGGGCTGCGCGAGGGCGCCACGCTGATCAGCCTGCTGAGCCCGGCCCTTGACCCCGCGCTGGTGCAGGATCTGGCCCGGCGGCCCATCACCGCCTTGTCGATGGACGCGGTGCCGCGCATCTCGCGGGCCCAGTCACTGGACGTGCTCTCGTCCATGGCCAACATCGCCGGATACCGTGCAGTGGTCGAGGCAGCCCATGAGTTCGGCCGCTTCTTCACCGGCCAGGTCACGGCCGCGGGCAAGGTTCCTGCGGCGAAGGTGCTGGTCGCAGGTGCCGGTGTCGCAGGCCTCGCGGCGATCGGCGCGGCGCGCAGTCTGGGCGCGATCGTGCGTGCCACCGACCCGCGGCCGGAGGTCGCCGACCAGGTGAAGTCGCTGGGTGGTGAGTACCTGGCGATCGAATCTGCGGAGGCGGAGGTCAGTGCCACCGGATACGCCAAGGAGATGGGACACGACTACCAGGCGCGTGAGACAGAGCTGTACGCGGAGCAGTGCGAGGACATCGACATCATCATCACCACCGCGCTGATCCCGGGGAAGCCGGCGCCTCGGCTGATCACCGCCGAGATGGTGGCCGCCATGCAGCCGGGCAGCGTGATCGTGGACATGGCCGCGTCCAACGGCGGAAACGTGGAAGGCACCGTCGCGGGGAAGAGGGTGGTCACCGCCAATGGGGTGAGCATCGTTGGCTACACCGATCTGGCGGGCCGGCTGCCGGCCCAAGCCTCCCAGCTGTACGGCACCAATCTGGTCAACCTGATGAAGCTGATGACGCCGGACAAGGACGGCAGGTTGGTGCTGGACTTCGATGACGTGGTGCTGCGCTCGATGACCGTGGTCCGCGACGGCGACCTGACCTGGCCACCACCGCCCGTACAGGTATCGGCGGCACCTGCCGCGCCGCCTGCCCGCGCGGCGGCGGGCACTCCGGCCGCAGGTCAGGACAAGCAGCAGATCTCTCCGGCGAAGCGATTCGGCGCGGTTGCCGTCATCGGCACACTGCTGTTCCTGGCAGCGGCTCTGTCTCCACAGGCCTTGTTGGGCCACCTGACGGTCTTCGTCCTGGCGGTGGTGGTCGGCTCCTACGTGATCGGGCATGTGCACCACGCCCTGCACACCCCACTGATGTCGGTGACCAACGCCATTTCCGGGGTCATCGTGGTCGGCGCACTGTTGCAGATCGGCCATGGCGACACGGCGATCACCTCGGTCTCATTCGTGGCGATCCTGCTCGTCGCCATCAACATCTTCGGTGGGTTCGCCGTCACCCGGCGCATGCTCGCCATGTTCTCCAGGAGCTGA
- a CDS encoding electron transfer flavoprotein subunit beta/FixA family protein, producing the protein MSLRIVVTVKYVPDATGDRHFADDLTVDRDDVDGLLSELDEYAVEQALRISENSDDAVEITVLTVGPEDAKDALRKALSMGADKAIHVEDDDIHGTDAIGTSLILAKTVEKAGYDLVISGMASTDGTMGVVPALLAERLGVPQVTLLSEVSVEDGTVKGRRDGDAASENLEASLPAVVSVTDQSGEARYPSFKGIMAAKKKPVESWDLSDLDLEAEEVGLEGAYTTVDNAAERPARTAGTIVKDEGEGGKQLAEFLAGQKFI; encoded by the coding sequence TTGAGTTTGAGGATCGTTGTCACTGTGAAGTACGTGCCCGACGCCACTGGCGACCGGCACTTCGCCGATGACCTGACCGTCGACCGGGACGACGTGGACGGTCTGCTCTCCGAGCTCGACGAGTACGCGGTCGAGCAGGCGCTGCGGATCTCCGAGAACTCCGACGACGCCGTGGAGATCACCGTTCTGACGGTGGGCCCCGAGGACGCCAAGGACGCCCTGCGTAAGGCGCTGTCCATGGGCGCCGACAAGGCGATCCACGTCGAGGACGACGACATTCACGGCACCGACGCCATCGGCACCTCGCTGATCCTGGCCAAGACCGTCGAGAAGGCCGGCTACGACCTGGTCATCTCCGGTATGGCCTCCACCGACGGCACCATGGGCGTCGTCCCCGCGCTGCTCGCCGAGCGCCTGGGCGTCCCGCAGGTCACCCTGCTGTCCGAGGTGTCGGTCGAGGACGGCACGGTCAAGGGCCGCCGCGACGGCGACGCCGCCTCGGAGAACCTGGAGGCCTCCCTGCCGGCGGTCGTGTCGGTGACCGACCAGTCGGGCGAGGCCCGTTACCCCTCCTTCAAGGGCATCATGGCGGCCAAGAAGAAGCCGGTGGAGTCCTGGGACCTGTCCGACCTGGACCTGGAGGCCGAGGAGGTCGGCCTCGAGGGTGCCTACACCACGGTCGACAACGCGGCCGAGCGCCCGGCCCGTACCGCGGGCACGATCGTCAAGGACGAGGGCGAGGGCGGCAAGCAGCTCGCTGAGTTCCTCGCGGGCCAGAAGTTCATCTGA